In Phycisphaerales bacterium, the sequence TTCGGGTTTCGTCCCATGCGCTCCATTGCTCCGCGTCGACGATCGCCTCCGGATCTCGCTTCGGACTTTGCTCTCATGATCGCCTCCGGCGATCAGCCCTTGTCGGTTGCGCCTCAGGTGCATTCCGAAGTCCGGCAACGCGAGGCGACTTGTTTGGGACCCGTGCAGTAGTCATCGGGTCTGTTCGGATTAGACTAGCATATCACAATCCAGACGGCAAGAGATGTCAAGCCAATTTGGGCGGTTCATGTTCGGTTCTAGGGGTTTTACTGGGGCCAAACCGCATTCACGGCCTCTGAAGGGCATTTGCCGTTGGTCGAGACCGCTCGAATCGGGGGCCGGATCTGCGGACACGTCCCTGAATTTCGAGGATTGTCAGCCCACTCCGAAGGCCAGAAGGTTCGGTCGAGAGGCGGAGTGCGAGTTCGTCGAGGGTCCTCGGCTCATCCAACACGTCAAGGATCCTTGCCTCGATCGAGCCTTCTTTGGGGCCGGTTGAAATCGATTCGAGAGCCGCATTGTCCCCTGGGTTCGTGACTTGCGACGCGCTCGACGTCGATTCCGAGAAGAGCGAGTACCGATCGGCGTGCGTGCCCTGGAAGACGTGTCGCGCCTGCGATTCGAGAATCGCGATGGCATCGCCCGGCTCGGTGACCAGGTGCGCGCCGCCCGACTTCAGGAGGTCGTTGGTTCCCTTGCTCGCGGCCGAGTCCACGCGACCCGGGACGGCCATGACCTCGCGTCCATGCTCCTCGACGGCTTGGCGTGCGGTGATGAGTGCGCCCGACTTCTGCCCCGCCTCGATCACGAGGACGCCGATCGACATCCCCGAGATGATGCGGTTGCGCGCGGGGAAGTTCGAGGATTCGGGCGAGGTGTTCAGGGGAAGTTCGGAGACGACGGCCCCGCGAGACGAGATCTGCTCGAAGAGTTGGGCGTTTTCCGGCGGATAACAGCGGGCGAGGCCACACCCAAGGACGGCGATGGTTCGACCCTGCGCGCGCATCGCGCCGCGATGGGCGGCGGTGTCGATGCCGCGGGCCCCGCCGGAGATGATCGTGATCCCGGCACTGGCAAGGACGGCGGCGAAGCGTTCGGCCTGTTCGAGGCCATAGGCCGTGCAATCGCGGGATCCGACGATGGCGACGGCGAATCGGTCACGCTCGGGGACGAGATCGCCTCGGACAAAGAGCAGCGGCGGAGCGTCTGGAAGTTCGGTCAGGAGCGACGGATACGCCGGGTTTGCTCGGGTGACGATGGAGACACCCAGATGCGTGGCGAGAGTGATCTCGTCGTCGAGGGGCTTGTCGCCTTGGGCGAAGAACTGTGCGGCGTTGCGCGCGATGACGGGGCCGATGCCCCTGACGCGCTCGAGATCGGCAGCGGACGCGCGCGCGATGGCGTCGGTGGAACCAAACGTGTTGAGGAGAGCCGAGATGCGCTTGGGCCCCAGATCGGGGACCATGGTCAGGCGGAGGAGTTCCCGGTCGGCGGGGTCCATGGTTGGACTATAGCCGGGTGTGGATGTTTGTTTGGAACCCTATCGGTGCCGATCTGCCGTGTATCGATCAGTTTGTCGGAGAATTCGTGGATGTTGATTTCGGCACGCGTGCCGCGAGGTGGTATTTGGCGTCGGCATCCGGCACTTCGAGCGCGTCGGCGAGGCGTGCGAAGACGATGAGGCCCAGGTCGGTGGTGGCGCTGGTGGCGAGGATTTGGGTGACCGGTGTTGGATCGTGTGGGAAGTCCTGGTATGGGCGATGGCAGGTGATGTAGACGGTGCGTTCGTTGAAGCCGTCGTCCACGCGGTCGAGTTCGAGGGTGTAGCCTGGAGATGGGGCGTCCATCTGGATGCGATATGTGGCCAGCCCACCGAGGCCGGGGACGTGAGCGTCGGCCTTGGATGTGGCGAATACCGAGAGAGTCGGGCCTGGATACGGTGCCTTGGAGACGGGCGGTGGAGGGATTGTGGCGCGGCAGCCGATCAAGCCCATGAGGTATGTCCCGGCCGCGAGGAGGGTCGCGGTGGCGTGCGCGGCGGATTTGGACGTCCAAACGCGGGTGGGGTTGCGGATCGCGGTGCAGGGGTCGTGTCGCATGTGAGGTGATGATAGATGAACCGCCGGATGTGCTTGGGCGAGTGGGGTTGGAGGATGGCTGCGTCCGGCGCGGTTGTGGCGATGGGCGTGGGGCTTGGCTCGTGCGAGGGGACGCGGATGTCGCGGGCGATCGAGTCGATCGTCTCGCCGACGGCGTCGGCCGTGGGGCCCAAGGTCGAGTTGGGGGAGGAGCCCGAGATCCGGGTGCGGACTCATGCGGGGGTGAAGCGCGTGTCGATCGGCGTGCCGGGCGATCGGGCGGGTGGGGGGAGCGGCGGGCGTGTGTATGTCCGCGCTGGGGGCGGGTACCGAACGCAGGTGATGCTGACGCCGGTGACGATGGAGGTCCGCGTCGGAGCGATCCGCGTGACGGATCGATCCGGTGCATCGCAGACCTTCGGCGAGGGGATGGCGGTGGAGGTGCTCGCGGTGGAAGGCGAGCGGTCCGACTCGAGCCGGGTCGTGGCGGGCGGTGTTGGAGCGGCGCGCCTTGCGTCGGGGATCACGGTGAACGGGATGCTCGTGCCGGGGTTCGCCGTTGTGCGTCCTCGCGAGGATTCGGCGATGGGGCTGCTGGACGTGGCGCTGTCGATGCCCCTGGAGTCGTACGTATCGGGGGTGGTGTCGAAGGAGATGTCGGCGGCGTGGCCTCGGCAGGCGCTGGAAGCACAATCGGTGGCGGCGCGGACCTATGCGATGTTCGAGCGTGATCGCGCCCGGCGCGGGTCGAGCATGACGACGGGGTGGTACGACGTTGAGGGGACCGAGGCGGACCAGGCGTTCGGGTCGATCCCCAAGAGTTCTGCGGTGGTCGAGGCGGTGGCGGCGACGCGCGGGATGGTGCTCTCGTGGCGCGGCGGGCTGATCCGGGCGTACTACAGCAGCACGTGCGGCGGTCGGGCGGCGTCGGCGCGGGACGTGTGGGGTTCCACTCCGGGGTATGACTTCAATAGTGCCGAGCCTTTGCAGGGCTCGCCTCGGGAGAGCGCGTGCCAGGGGTCGAAGTCGTCTCGGTGGGAGGCGACGCGGGATGCGCAGGACCTGAGTGTTCGGCTCCGGAGTTGGGTGCTTCGGCGGAAGGCCGACACGCCGGTGATCTCGCGTGTGCGGGCGATCGAGGTGTCACGGCGCAACAGCGCGGGGCGGCCTGTCGAGTATCGCGTGACGGATTCGAACGGCGGGGAGGTCGTGCTGGCGGCGGAAGAGATGCGTGCGGCGTTGAACTACACGGCGACGGGGCTCGCGCCGATCGCGCTCGAGAACCAGGTGCTCAGCGGCGACATGGACATAGAGATCTGGGCGGATGTCGTGCGCCTGCACGGGCGCGGGAGCGGGCATGGCGTGGGAATGTGCCAGCACTGCGCCAAGGGCTTCGCGGAGCTGGGCGTGGACTGGCGCGAGATGATGCGACGGTTCTATCCGACGGCCGAGGTCGTCAAGGCGTATTAAGGGGCCACTCGCGTAGACGAGGCTCACGTGCCCGCGGGAGAGTCCGCAGCAGGTGCGGCGGGGGCTTCGACGGGAGATGGCGCGGCTTCGCCGGTCTTTGGGGCTTCGACTTTGGCCGAGGGTGGCTGGAGTTTGAGCGTCAACTCGTAGTTGTCGAATCGAGTGAACTCTTCGAGGTCCTTGGGCGTGGGCTTGGCGGCGTTGTACTCGGCGATGTACAGCCCCGCGAGCATGGCGGCGCCGTCGCCGAGACGCTTGGCGATGAACTCCTTGCCCGGCGCTTTGCCGAGGTCCCCGGATTTTTCAAGGGCGTAGAGCGGCTCGGCCTGGGCGAAACTCCGCTGGATGTGCTCGATGGCGTCGTTCCAGGGGTTGTTCTCGTTGATGGCGTAAGGCGTGGGTGTCTGGGCGAGGACATCGCTCGCGGTGATGGAGTGGAGTTTGAGGACGCCGCCATCGATGAACGAGTGGAACTGGCGGCTGGTGGTGTAGCCCTTGGGGTTCTCCTGAACCCAGCCGTTGTAGTTCATGGTGGTGTGGAGGGGCTGGGCGGCGTCGCCGACGTAGTGGCTGAGGATGCCCATGGCGGAGAGGGCCTGGGCGCGGGCCATCGCGAGTTGCTCCTTGCGCGAGGGGTCGTTGAGTTCCTCGAGGATGCGGACGACGCGGAGGGCGGCGATGGCCTTGGCGTGGGACTCGACGATGGAGTGGGGGAGAAAGCCGGGGATCTCGCGCGACTTGGCGGGGTCGGTGTAGGCGGGGTTCTTGTCGGGGTCCTCGAAGCCGGGGCTCAAGCGGAAGGTGTGGACCTGGCGGACGTAGTCGTAACGAAGGGGCGGGAGCGTCTTGAGCGTGAGCCCGTACTTCTCCAGCGGCTCGATGTTGATGAAGTGGTCGGGGGAGTTGAGGTGGACGAGTTGGGGGACCTTGATGCTCCGCCAGCGGTCGGGGACGGTGGCCTGGTCGGCGATCTGGAAGGCGACGTTGTCGGCCCCGAGCCAGGCCGGCGGGTGGACGGCCTTATTGAACTCGGCCATGGCGGCCTGGGTGACGAGGCGGTGGCCATAGGCGTCCCAGGCAAGCGCGGTGGGGGCGAGGGCGGCGAGGGGGAGGAGGGCGATGAGAATGCTAGGGGTGGCAGGCTTCATGGGGAGAGAGTAGTTCGAGAAGCCGCTCGGTGTGGTACACGGCACTCGGACAGACACCGGAGAGGGACTACCGAATCTCGGTCCAGACATACTGGATGTTCTGGACGATGATCACGAGGGAGAGGAGCAGCGAGTATGTGCGTGGCTCACGGAACCGCTTCGATGCGGCTGGAATAGCTAGCGCAGCGACATGAACCGTCATTGGCGAGGGAACGATCCAGTACAGCATGTCGACGAGCCAGTTTGCCCGCTGAGGAAAGTAACCCGAAACGATGTACCTCACGACCCAATACGCATCGAGTGCGACGAGTGAACTGGTGGCTACAAAGTACAGAAGAGTGAGACGAACGTGTGTCTTGACTGGGGTGATCCCTGTACCGATCGTGCCACACTCGGGACAGGTGACCTTGACCAGTCCGCTGAGGTCATAGCCGCAGGATCCACAGACTCGAATGGAATCGTGGCTTGTGGGGTGTGTTTGCGATTCGCTTCGGATGCCGTTGATTGAGTTGCTGGTAAGTCTGGCAGAGCCGATTGCGGTCCTGGGTCGGTCTCAGACATGATCATCTCCGGTCGTACATTAACAATCGCTTGCGATGTCGTATTGTTTCGGTGTTGGTCACGAGTATTGCCACAACAGACTGATGACCGAGTTAATCGCGGCGATTGCGATGAGCAGCATGGCAAGGATGAAAAAGCGGCGTAAAGGCCGAAAGACCAGAGGAACGATCGCGCCCACGAGTGCGACGCCAACCCTGCAACAGAGCGCATAGAACGGGATCGAGGGCACGCCACCCTCGCCGATGGTGTCGGGGGCGTGATCCAGGTAATGCCAGGTTCGAAAAACATCGATCACGACCACGATGACAATCGCGAATAGATAAACCGCAAGGCACTGCGGTCGGGAGCGAGATGTAGCCTCGTGTGACGTTGACATACTCCACGAATTGTACTGAACTATGCCAGCCGTGCCGCGAGGTGGAGGGCGGCGAGCATGCTTGAGGGGTCGGCGTGGTTCTCGCCGGCGATCGCGAAGGCGGTGCCGTGGTCGGGGCTGGTGCGGGGGAAGGGGAGGCCCAGGGTGCAGTTGACGGCACTCTCAAAGGCGAGGAGTTTGAGGGGGATGAGGCCCTGGTCGTGGTACATCGCGACGGCGAGGTCGAAGCGAGAGGAACGCGGAACGCAGAGGGCTGGAGGACATGAGGAGGAAGACGGAGGGGAAGAACTGTTGAACGGCGCGGGCCGATTGCCTTCTTCACCCATCTTCTTCTCTGCCTTCCTCTGTCCCCCTCCGCTTCCTCTGCGTTCGCCTTCGTGTTCGGACGGTGCGCCGATGAGGCAGTCGCGATAGATGGTGTCGGCGGGGAATGGGCCTTGCACATCGAGGCCCTGCGACCTGGCGTGTTCGATCGCGGGGATGATGACGAGTTGCTCGTCACCGCCGAGAAGGCCGTGCTCGCCGGCGTGGGGGTTGAGGCCGAGGACGGCGAGGCGGGGGCGCTCGATGCCCAGGCGCACACACGCGGCGGCCCCGAGTTCGATGGCGTCGAGGACGCGTTGGGTCGTCAGGACTTTGGGGACATCGGCGAGGGGGACGTGGGCCGTGGCGAGGACGACGCGCAAGCGCGGGCTCTCGAACATCATCGCGTGGCGTATCGCGCCGGTGTCGTGCGCGAAGAGTTCGGTGTGACCGGGGAACTGGGCGAACCCGGCGAGGGCCCAGGCTTCTTTGGAGATGGGCCCGGTGACGACGGCGACGGGGTGGCCTCTGGCGTGGAGTTCGTTGGCGCGGGCGATGGCGTGGCGGACCCAGAGGAAGGAGGCCCGGCCATTGATCGCGGAGGGGCGCGCGTCGAACGTCGCGGGGAGATCGGCGATGGGTGTGGTCAGCGTGATTCGAGACGTTGAGGGTTCGGTGCGGCTCTCGTGGGACACTGCCCAGAAGGGCTTGATCCCAGCCTTGCGGGCGGCGTCTTCGAGGTGTGGCTCGACGCCGATGATCTCGATGGACGCGTCGAGCGTGGGAAGCGCGGCGGCGAGGGCCTTGACGACGACCTCGGGGCCGATGCCGCCGGGGTCGCCGAGGGTGACGAGGAGCGTGGGGTGTCGTGGCGGGTTGCCTTCGCGGGCTATGGTCACATGGAACTGTAGTGAACTGCGAGTAGACGAACGCGAGGGGCGAACGCAGAGGACGCGGAGGGATGCGGAGGAAGTCAGAGGGAAAGAGCGTGAGGGTGTGAGGCCGTTCTCAATGCCGCCTCCCGTTTCTCACTTCACGATCAAGACTCACTCTCAAACCCAACTTCTCCTTTGTCTTCCTTAGCATCCCTCCGTGTCCTCTGTGTTCAGTGTTTGGCGAACAGAAGGGATGGTCAAATGTCTCGAAAAATGACGGTGATCGGATGGTCTCTCGTCGTGGCGTGTGTGGTGGCGGTGGGAGGGTGCTCGTCGAACCACAAGACACTGCTCTATGAGGCGCCCGATGGCACGAAGATGGAGCCGATGAACTTCAAGGGGATAGCGATGACGATCGAGGATCTCAAAGTTGGGACGGGCGACGAAGCGAAGCGCAAGAGCATTGTCACGGTGCACTACCACGGCACGCTCGCGGAGGACGGCAAGGTCTTTGACAGCACGCGTGGCGGCGAGCCGGCGGAGTTTCCGCTCAATCGGCTGATCCCGGGGTGGCAGGTCGGCGTGCCGGGGATGAAGGTCGGCGGGATTCGTCGGCTCATGATCCCGCCCCAGATGGCGTACGGCGCCGACGGCGAGGGCGATGTGATCCCGCCGAACGCCACGCTGGTCTTCACGATCGAACTCGTCGGCGTGAAAGAACCACCGGCGGAACCGAAGAGCGACGACAGCGGGAAGTAGAAGCACGATTAGGAGCCAAAGGTGGCGCGACTGGAGCACATCACGGCCGGTGAGTCGCACGGGGCGGCGTGCGTCGCCGTGGTTTCGGGGATGCCCGCGGGGTTGCACGTCGAGGCGGCGGCGATCGACGGCGAACTCGCCCGGCGGCAGCGTGGCTATGGGCGCGGCGCGCGCCAGCGGATCGAGGATGATTGCGTGGAGTTTCTCTCGGGGCTTCGCGATGGGCTCACGATCGGGTCGCCGGTGGTGATGGTGGTGCGGAACAAGGACTCTCGGATCGATGATGCCGAGAGGACGCCGCCGATGTTCCAGCCGAGGCCAGGGCACGCGGATCTTGCCGGGGCGATCAAGTATCTGACGACGGAC encodes:
- the dprA gene encoding DNA-protecting protein DprA — protein: MDPADRELLRLTMVPDLGPKRISALLNTFGSTDAIARASAADLERVRGIGPVIARNAAQFFAQGDKPLDDEITLATHLGVSIVTRANPAYPSLLTELPDAPPLLFVRGDLVPERDRFAVAIVGSRDCTAYGLEQAERFAAVLASAGITIISGGARGIDTAAHRGAMRAQGRTIAVLGCGLARCYPPENAQLFEQISSRGAVVSELPLNTSPESSNFPARNRIISGMSIGVLVIEAGQKSGALITARQAVEEHGREVMAVPGRVDSAASKGTNDLLKSGGAHLVTEPGDAIAILESQARHVFQGTHADRYSLFSESTSSASQVTNPGDNAALESISTGPKEGSIEARILDVLDEPRTLDELALRLSTEPSGLRSGLTILEIQGRVRRSGPRFERSRPTANALQRP
- a CDS encoding SpoIID/LytB domain-containing protein; this encodes MAASGAVVAMGVGLGSCEGTRMSRAIESIVSPTASAVGPKVELGEEPEIRVRTHAGVKRVSIGVPGDRAGGGSGGRVYVRAGGGYRTQVMLTPVTMEVRVGAIRVTDRSGASQTFGEGMAVEVLAVEGERSDSSRVVAGGVGAARLASGITVNGMLVPGFAVVRPREDSAMGLLDVALSMPLESYVSGVVSKEMSAAWPRQALEAQSVAARTYAMFERDRARRGSSMTTGWYDVEGTEADQAFGSIPKSSAVVEAVAATRGMVLSWRGGLIRAYYSSTCGGRAASARDVWGSTPGYDFNSAEPLQGSPRESACQGSKSSRWEATRDAQDLSVRLRSWVLRRKADTPVISRVRAIEVSRRNSAGRPVEYRVTDSNGGEVVLAAEEMRAALNYTATGLAPIALENQVLSGDMDIEIWADVVRLHGRGSGHGVGMCQHCAKGFAELGVDWREMMRRFYPTAEVVKAY
- a CDS encoding 4-hydroxythreonine-4-phosphate dehydrogenase PdxA; the encoded protein is MTIAREGNPPRHPTLLVTLGDPGGIGPEVVVKALAAALPTLDASIEIIGVEPHLEDAARKAGIKPFWAVSHESRTEPSTSRITLTTPIADLPATFDARPSAINGRASFLWVRHAIARANELHARGHPVAVVTGPISKEAWALAGFAQFPGHTELFAHDTGAIRHAMMFESPRLRVVLATAHVPLADVPKVLTTQRVLDAIELGAAACVRLGIERPRLAVLGLNPHAGEHGLLGGDEQLVIIPAIEHARSQGLDVQGPFPADTIYRDCLIGAPSEHEGERRGSGGGQRKAEKKMGEEGNRPAPFNSSSPPSSSSCPPALCVPRSSRFDLAVAMYHDQGLIPLKLLAFESAVNCTLGLPFPRTSPDHGTAFAIAGENHADPSSMLAALHLAARLA
- a CDS encoding FKBP-type peptidyl-prolyl cis-trans isomerase, which codes for MAMTIEDLKVGTGDEAKRKSIVTVHYHGTLAEDGKVFDSTRGGEPAEFPLNRLIPGWQVGVPGMKVGGIRRLMIPPQMAYGADGEGDVIPPNATLVFTIELVGVKEPPAEPKSDDSGK